In the genome of Natator depressus isolate rNatDep1 chromosome 21, rNatDep2.hap1, whole genome shotgun sequence, one region contains:
- the NUAK2 gene encoding NUAK family SNF1-like kinase 2, producing MALAPAEALLAPSLAEGRIQPPKPPMKKQAVKRHHHKHNLRHRYEFLETLGKGTYGKVKKARERSGKLVAIKSIRKDKIKDEQDLVHIRREIEIMSSLNHPHIIGIHEVFENNSKIVIVMEYASKGDLYDYINERQRLTEQEARHFFRQVVSAVYYCHKNGIVHRDLKLENILLDGKGNVQIADFGLSNVYQQDAFLQTYCGSPLYASPEIVNGRPYKGPEVDSWSLGVLLYILVHGTMPFDGHDYKTLVQQITSGEYREPTKLSDACGLIRWMLMVNPECRATIEDIASHWWVNWGYKVPIGEQELLRETESPLATVAEWLRRSSRPLFENSSKVRCFFKQHIPGVSLERQRSLKKSKKENDVTQALQEVALATENPSKSILKRPKGILKRRNSCEQKMQGPAPLPTAATGDTSDDRVVQTPDLIPGLSSRGLACTTDAGAAALVVPKKGILKKPQKRESGYYSSPEHTDSRDLLDSDLDASVFASSPSPGQSPEGLPARRKGILKHNGKYSSTNTESDSDPIKGFGSFSEVALPKHPLASRAHPSSAVSEDSILSTESFDQLDLPERMPDGGGGMRSCISVDDLLWLEETEEEPGRRLRRWTVTHCQSPLRDSCFSLADCENVTDVYKQAMAISMKLS from the exons atggctCTGGCCCCGGCCGAGGCGCTGCTGGCCCCCTCGCTGGCCGAGGGGCGGATCCAGCCCCCCAAGCCGCCGATGAAGAAGCAGGCGGTGAAGCGGCACCACCACAAACACAACCTGCGGCATCGCTACGAGTTCCTGGAGACGCTGGGCAAAGGCACCTACGGCAAGGTGAAGAAGGCGAGGGAGCGCTCCGGCAAGCTG GTTGCGATCAAGTCAATCCGGAAAGACAAAATTAAGGATGAGCAGGATCTTGTCCACATCCGGAGAGAGATTGAGATAATGTCGTCCCTCAACCACCCCCACATCATTGGTATCCATGAAG TGTTTGAAAACAATAGCAAGATCGTCATTGTGATGGAGTATGCCAGCAAGGGAGACCTGTATGACTACATCAACGAGCGGCAGAGGCTGACTGAGCAGGAGGCACGACACTTCTTCAGACAGGTCGTGTCTGCGGTCTACTACTGTCACAAG AATGGCATTGTTCATCGAGACCTGAAGCTGGAAAACATTCTGCTTGATGGAAAGGGCAATGTTCAG ATCGCAGACTTTGGCCTATCTAACGTCTACCAGCAAGACGCATTCCTGCAGACCTACTGTGGCAGCCCTCTCTATGCATCCCCCGAAATTGTGAATGGGAGGCCCTATAAAGGACCAGAG GTTGACAGCTGGTCCCTTGGGGTGCTCCTCTATATCTTGGTCCATGGGACGATGCCTTTTGATGGACACGACTACAAGACCCTGGTCCAGCAGATCACTAGTGGGGAATACAGAGAGCCCACTAAGCTATCCG ATGCCTGTGGGCTGATCCGGTGGATGCTCATGGTGAACCCGGAGTGCAGAGCCACCATTGAGGACATTGCCAGCCACTGGTGGGTGAACTGGGGCTACAAGGTGCCTATTGGGGAGCAGGAGTTGCTGCGGGAGACCGAGTCCCCGCTGGCCACGGTGGCAGAGTGGCTGCGGCGTTCCTCGCGGCCCCTCTTCGAGAACAGCTCCAAGGTGCGCTGCTTCTTCAAGCAGCACATCCCTGGCGTCTCTCTGGAGAGGCAGCGTTCGCTCAAGAAGTCCAAGAAGGAGAACGATGTCACCCAGGCGCTGCAGGAGGTGGCCCTGGCTACGGAGAACCCCTCCAAGTCCATCCTGAAGAGGCCCAAGGGGATCTTGAAGAGAAGGAACTCCTGCGAGCAGAAAAtgcaaggccctgcccctctgcccacaGCGGCCACTGGCGACACGAGTGACGACCGTGTGGTGCAAACACCAGACCTGATTCCTGGCCTCTCTTCCAGGGGGCTTGCCTGCACTACAGATGCTGGAGCTGCTGCCCTGGTGGTGCCCAAGAAGGGAATACTGAAGAAGCCCCAAAAGCGAGAATCTGGGTATTACTCCTCCCCAGAGCATACTGACTCCAGGGACCTTTTAGACTCCGACTTGGATGCCAGCGTCTTTGCTAGTAGTCCCtcccctggccagagccccgaGGGCCTTCCTGCCAGGAGGAAGGGCATCCTGAAGCACAATGGGAAATATTCCTCCACCAACACAGAATCGGACAGCGACCCCATCAAGGGCTTTGGTTCCTTCAGCGAGGTGGCCCTGCCCAAACACCCGCTGGCCTCCCGGGCCCACCCATCCAGCGCTGTGAGTGAGGACAGCATCCTTTCCACAGAGTCCTTCGACCAGCTCGACCTGCCTGAGAGGATgccggatgggggcgggggcatgCGCAGCTGCATCTCTGTGGATGACCTCCTCTGGCTGGAGGAGACGGAGGAGGAGCCAGGGCGCAGGCTCCGGCGCTGGACTGTGACGCATTGCCAAAGCCCCCTCAGGGACAGTTGCTTCTCTCTGGCAGACTGTGAGAACGTCACCGATGTCTACAAGCAGGCCATGGCCATCAGCATGAAGCTCAGCTGA